The Glycine soja cultivar W05 chromosome 6, ASM419377v2, whole genome shotgun sequence genome has a window encoding:
- the LOC114416777 gene encoding anaphase-promoting complex subunit 6-like isoform X2: MREEEMEKLRGVVRDCVSKHLYSSAIFFADKVAAFTADPADIYMQAQALFLGRHYRRAFHLLNASKIVLTDLRFRYLAAKCLEELKEWDQCLSMLGEAKVDDDGNVYDMKDSNVMYLDKDCEDREINISSAICFLRGKAYEALENRAQARMWYKAAIKADPLCYEALECLIENHMLTCEEEANLISSLQFGSEDGWLSSFYSCLIKKYDKENIVVAKFRDLENESCKSDQSDSSFLRTLKSNTDLLACKAEYYHQCGEYQKCFELTNDLLEKDLFHLKTTLVHLAAAVELGHSNELYLMSCNLVKDYPQMALSWFAVGCYYYCIKKYDQSRRYFSKATSLDGTFPPAWIGYGNAYAAQEEGDQAMSAYRTAARLFPGCHLATLYIGMECMRTHSYKLAEQFFTQAKSICPSDPLVYNELGVVAYHMEEYKKAVWWFEKTLALVPTTLSEIWESTVVNLAHAYRKLKMYREAISYYEKALALSTRSVSTYAGLAYTYHLQDDFTTAIAYYHKALWLKPDDQFCTEMLSWALIDESRRGVDPSLEFR, translated from the exons ATGAGGGAGGAAGAGATGGAGAAGCTTCGAGGAGTGGTGCGGGACTGCGTGAGCAAGCACCTCTACTCCTCCGCCATCTTCTTCGCCGACAAAGTGGCAGCCTTCACCGCCGACCCCGCAGACATCTACATGCAGGCCCAGGCCCTCTTCCTCGGCCGCCACTACCGCCGCGCCTTCCACCTCCTCAACGCATCCAAAATCGTCCTCACCGACCTCCGATTCCGCTACCTCGCCGCCAAGTGCCTC GAGGAACTGAAGGAGTGGGATCAGTGCCTGTCGATGCTGGGTGAGGCTAAAGTGGACGATGATGGAAATGTTTATGATATGAAGGACTCTAATGTCATGTACTTGGATAAAGATTGTGAAGATCGTGAAATCAAT ATATCCTCCGCAATATGCTTCTTAAGAGGCAAAGCATATGAAGCTTTAGAAAACCGTGCCCAGGCCAGAATGTG gTATAAAGCTGCTATAAAAGCGGATCCTTTATGCTATGAG GCTTTGGAATGCCTTATTGAGAATCACATGCTTACATGTGAGGAAG AAGCAAATTTGATCTCATCATTGCAATTTGGTAGTGAGGATGGATGGCTCTCTTCATTTTATTCTTGTTTGATAAAGAAG TATGACAAAGAAAATATTGTAGTAGCCAAGTTCAGAGATCTTGAGAATGAAAGCTGTAAAAGTGACCAATCAGATTCTTCTTTTTTGCGGACACTGAAATCCAATACTGATCTATTGGCCTGCAAAGCTGAATACTACCATCAGTGCGGTGAATATCAGAAATGTTTTGAGTTAACAAATGA TTTGCTTGAGAAGGATCTTTTCCATCTAAAGACTACGCTAGTACATCTGGCAGCTGCTGTGGAGCTTGGGCATTCAAATGAACTCTATCTGATGTCATGCAATTTGGTGAAGGATTATCCTCAGAT GGCTTTATCATGGTTTGCTGTTGGTTGCTACTACTATTGTATCAAGAAGTATGATCAATCCCGCCGTTATTTTAG CAAGGCAACTAGTCTAGATGGAACATTTCCCCCTGCATGGATAGGCTATGGGAATGCTTATGCTGCTCAAGAAGAGGGAGACCAGGCTATGTCTGCTTACCGCACTGCAGCTAGATTGTTTCCTGG GTGCCATTTAGCAACTCTTTACATTGGAATGGAATGCATGCGGACCCACAGTTATAAGCTTGCTGAGCAG TTTTTTACGCAGGCCAAGTCAATTTGCCCCTCAGATCCACTTGTGTATAATGAACTTGGAGTTGTTGCCTACCATATGGAAGA GTATAAGAAAGCAGTGTGGTGGTTTGAGAAAACATTAGCCTTGGTACCAACCACTTTATCTGAAATTTGGGAATCGACTGTAGTCAATCTTGCACATGCATACAGAAAGCTGAA GATGTACCGAGAAGCAATTTCATATTATGAGAAAGCACTTGCATTATCAACAAGAAGTGTGAGCACTTATGCCGGTCTTGCATATACTTACCACCTACAG GATGATTTCACCACAGCAATTGCATATTATCACAAA GCCTTGTGGCTGAAACCAGATGATCAGTTCTGCACTGAAATGTTAAGTTGGGCTCTAATAGATGAAAGTCGAAGAGGCGTTGACCCCAGTCTTGAATTCCGTTGA
- the LOC114416777 gene encoding anaphase-promoting complex subunit 6-like isoform X1, translated as MREEEMEKLRGVVRDCVSKHLYSSAIFFADKVAAFTADPADIYMQAQALFLGRHYRRAFHLLNASKIVLTDLRFRYLAAKCLEELKEWDQCLSMLGEAKVDDDGNVYDMKDSNVMYLDKDCEDREINISSAICFLRGKAYEALENRAQARMWYKAAIKADPLCYEALECLIENHMLTCEEEANLISSLQFGSEDGWLSSFYSCLIKKYDKENIVVAKFRDLENESCKSDQSDSSFLRTLKSNTDLLACKAEYYHQCGEYQKCFELTNDLLEKDLFHLKTTLVHLAAAVELGHSNELYLMSCNLVKDYPQMALSWFAVGCYYYCIKKYDQSRRYFSKATSLDGTFPPAWIGYGNAYAAQEEGDQAMSAYRTAARLFPGCHLATLYIGMECMRTHSYKLAEQFFTQAKSICPSDPLVYNELGVVAYHMEEYKKAVWWFEKTLALVPTTLSEIWESTVVNLAHAYRKLKMYREAISYYEKALALSTRSVSTYAGLAYTYHLQDDFTTAIAYYHKVSNCACIHDNEPMMHSIQLLRPMNIVQEALWLKPDDQFCTEMLSWALIDESRRGVDPSLEFR; from the exons ATGAGGGAGGAAGAGATGGAGAAGCTTCGAGGAGTGGTGCGGGACTGCGTGAGCAAGCACCTCTACTCCTCCGCCATCTTCTTCGCCGACAAAGTGGCAGCCTTCACCGCCGACCCCGCAGACATCTACATGCAGGCCCAGGCCCTCTTCCTCGGCCGCCACTACCGCCGCGCCTTCCACCTCCTCAACGCATCCAAAATCGTCCTCACCGACCTCCGATTCCGCTACCTCGCCGCCAAGTGCCTC GAGGAACTGAAGGAGTGGGATCAGTGCCTGTCGATGCTGGGTGAGGCTAAAGTGGACGATGATGGAAATGTTTATGATATGAAGGACTCTAATGTCATGTACTTGGATAAAGATTGTGAAGATCGTGAAATCAAT ATATCCTCCGCAATATGCTTCTTAAGAGGCAAAGCATATGAAGCTTTAGAAAACCGTGCCCAGGCCAGAATGTG gTATAAAGCTGCTATAAAAGCGGATCCTTTATGCTATGAG GCTTTGGAATGCCTTATTGAGAATCACATGCTTACATGTGAGGAAG AAGCAAATTTGATCTCATCATTGCAATTTGGTAGTGAGGATGGATGGCTCTCTTCATTTTATTCTTGTTTGATAAAGAAG TATGACAAAGAAAATATTGTAGTAGCCAAGTTCAGAGATCTTGAGAATGAAAGCTGTAAAAGTGACCAATCAGATTCTTCTTTTTTGCGGACACTGAAATCCAATACTGATCTATTGGCCTGCAAAGCTGAATACTACCATCAGTGCGGTGAATATCAGAAATGTTTTGAGTTAACAAATGA TTTGCTTGAGAAGGATCTTTTCCATCTAAAGACTACGCTAGTACATCTGGCAGCTGCTGTGGAGCTTGGGCATTCAAATGAACTCTATCTGATGTCATGCAATTTGGTGAAGGATTATCCTCAGAT GGCTTTATCATGGTTTGCTGTTGGTTGCTACTACTATTGTATCAAGAAGTATGATCAATCCCGCCGTTATTTTAG CAAGGCAACTAGTCTAGATGGAACATTTCCCCCTGCATGGATAGGCTATGGGAATGCTTATGCTGCTCAAGAAGAGGGAGACCAGGCTATGTCTGCTTACCGCACTGCAGCTAGATTGTTTCCTGG GTGCCATTTAGCAACTCTTTACATTGGAATGGAATGCATGCGGACCCACAGTTATAAGCTTGCTGAGCAG TTTTTTACGCAGGCCAAGTCAATTTGCCCCTCAGATCCACTTGTGTATAATGAACTTGGAGTTGTTGCCTACCATATGGAAGA GTATAAGAAAGCAGTGTGGTGGTTTGAGAAAACATTAGCCTTGGTACCAACCACTTTATCTGAAATTTGGGAATCGACTGTAGTCAATCTTGCACATGCATACAGAAAGCTGAA GATGTACCGAGAAGCAATTTCATATTATGAGAAAGCACTTGCATTATCAACAAGAAGTGTGAGCACTTATGCCGGTCTTGCATATACTTACCACCTACAG GATGATTTCACCACAGCAATTGCATATTATCACAAAGTGAGTAACTGTGCTTGTATCCATGATAATGAACCTATGATGCACTCCATTCAACTATTGAGACCCATGAACATTGTTCAAGAG GCCTTGTGGCTGAAACCAGATGATCAGTTCTGCACTGAAATGTTAAGTTGGGCTCTAATAGATGAAAGTCGAAGAGGCGTTGACCCCAGTCTTGAATTCCGTTGA
- the LOC114416778 gene encoding peptide-N4-(N-acetyl-beta-glucosaminyl)asparagine amidase A-like: protein MDNYFFLFIIIIFLSLSLFHHPISASNLHKIKQLTPNFPLEPLSSNDPPPLPTEYFEVTTPIEHPKTKPCSHHILHHDFAYTYGHPPVLATYTPPSHCPFNTFSKIVLQWNATCKGRQFDRIFGVWLGGVELLRSCTAEPRATGIVWSVEKDITRYRSLLLSPQNQSFAVFLGNVVDKTYTGVYHVDVTMHFYPLGYFDGESSKIGVLAFGGGVHADLVLPISRNLPLNDGLWFAIQNSSDEGLKEFRVPQNTYRAVLEVYVSFHERDEFWYANPPDEYLIANNLSDVPGGGSFREVVVSLDGNVVGAVWPFSVIYTGGVNPLLWRPITGIGSFDLPSYDIEVTPLLGTLLDGKSHSVGFSVTNAVNVWFVDANLHLWLDGKSSRTEGGVVDLVAKPLVESLVSDFEGLNGKFWTSARRSVLSAGWVRSSYGNVTTSFVQDFVFNNSMVMGKNGNQQIVNQVILFNDSVHANLPSPFVKDTYRKFSLYLDTDEMDQGDDTYLSVSNVTLGFDVDKSTSSAFGFSKSSLKNVQDAQGTMVIKGNLVVRGLGETQQDYSYTSDGYCYSRKVGSSNYTILYDKVRHSCNKRSHSHLGPHSIKKLFIL, encoded by the coding sequence ATGGACAATTATTTCttcctcttcatcatcatcatcttcctctccctctccctcttccACCACCCCATTTCCGCATCAAATCTCCACAAAATCAAACAACTAACTCCAAATTTCCCCCTTGAACCTTTATCCTCCAATGACCCTCCACCACTCCCCACCGAATACTTCGAGGTAACAACACCCATTGAACACCCCAAAACAAAACCTTGCTCCCACCACATTCTCCACCACGACTTCGCCTACACCTATGGCCACCCCCCTGTTCTCGCCACCTACACCCCTCCCTCCCATTGCCCCTTCAACACCTTCTCCAAAATCGTGCTCCAGTGGAACGCCACGTGCAAAGGAAGACAATTTGACCGCATTTTTGGTGTGTGGCTTGGTGGGGTTGAGCTTCTCAGAAGCTGCACTGCAGAGCCAAGAGCCACTGGCATTGTTTGGAGTGTTGAAAAGGACATCACAAGGTACCGTTCTTTGTTGTTAAGTCCACAAAATCAAAGCTTTGCTGTTTTTCTTGGGAACGTTGTGGATAAAACCTACACTGGGGTTTACCATGTTGATGTCACTATGCACTTTTACCCTTTGGGATATTTTGATGGGGAGAGCTCAAAGATTGGAGTTTTAGCATTTGGGGGTGGTGTTCATGCTGATTTGGTCCTACCCATTTCTAGAAACCTTCCATTGAATGATGGGTTGTGGTTTGCTATTCAGAATTCCAGTGATGAGGGTTTGAAGGAGTTTAGGGTGCCTCAGAATACCTATAGGGCTGTTTTGGAGGTTTATGTTTCATTTCATGAGAGGGATGAGTTTTGGTATGCTAACCCTCCTGATGAGTATCTGATTGCTAATAATCTCAGTGATGTGCCTGGGGGTGGTTCTTTTAGGGAGGTTGTGGTTTCTCTTGATGGGAATGTCGTTGGTGCAGTTTGGCCCTTTAGTGTGATCTACACTGGAGGGGTTAATCCCCTCTTGTGGAGGCCTATTACCGGGATTGGCTCGTTCGATCTTCCCTCGTATGATATTGAGGTCACACCACTTTTGGGGACCTTGTTGGATGGGAAGAGCCATTCGGTGGGGTTCAGCGTGACGAATGCAGTGAATGTTTGGTTTGTGGATGCAAATTTACATCTTTGGTTGGATGGGAAGAGCAGTAGGACAGAAGGAGGAGTTGTGGATCTTGTTGCCAAGCCTTTGGTTGAGTCTCTGGTGAGTGACTTTGAAGGTTTGAATGGAAAGTTCTGGACTAGTGCAAGGAGGTCCGTTTTGTCTGCTGGTTGGGTCAGATCCTCATATGGGAATGTTACTACCAGTTTTGTCCAAGATTTTGTTTTCAACAATTCAATGGTGATGGGGAAGAATGGGAATCAGCAAAttgtgaatcaagtgattcttttcaATGACAGTGTTCATGCTAACCTTCCATCACCCTTTGTTAAGGACACATACAGAAAATTTTCCCTATACTTGGACACTGACGAAATGGATCAGGGCGATGATACTTATTTATCCGTTTCAAATGTTACATTGGGATTTGATGTGGACAAGTCTACGAGCTCGGCTTTTGGATTTTCAAAGAGCTCTCTCAAAAATGTGCAGGATGCTCAGGGTACTATGGTTATCAAAGGGAATTTGGTTGTTAGGGGATTGGGTGAAACACAGCAAGATTACAGTTACACAAGTGATGGATACTGCTATTCTAGGAAAGTTGGCAGCTCAAATTACACAATTCTTTACGACAAAGTCAGACATTCGTGTAACAAAAGAAGTCACTCTCATCTTGGTCCTCATTCTATCAAAAAGTTGTTCATTCTCTAG